In a genomic window of Polycladomyces abyssicola:
- the glmU gene encoding bifunctional UDP-N-acetylglucosamine diphosphorylase/glucosamine-1-phosphate N-acetyltransferase GlmU has product MSDLFAIVLAAGQGTRMKSRKHKVLHPVCGKAIIDHILDQLERLGTSQTIVVVGHHAESVQAHVGDRATFVLQEEQLGTAHAVRQAEGILADKEGTTLVLNGDHPLFTADTLERLVHSHRERQSAATVLTAELADPTGYGRVVRGEDGRVVRIVEHKDATEEERRIREVNTGTFCFDNRLLFESLKEVNNDNQQGEYYLPDVITILQKKGKHIGAETIDDPDEAHGVNNRVQLAEAEAIMRRRLLKAHMMNGVTVIDPANTYIEADVQIGADTVIHPGSHLRAGTVIGEGCVIGPQADLTNVVIGDGAHIQYSVLKDARVDDGATVGPFAYVRPGSHLESFTKVGCFVDIKNARLGKGSKVSHLGYVGDADVGEGVNIGCGAVTVNYDGVNKHKTVIENGAFIGCNVNLVAPVTVGKGAYVAAGSTITNDVPGDALAIARERQTNKPEYAKKLKAKSK; this is encoded by the coding sequence ATGAGTGATCTTTTTGCCATCGTACTGGCCGCTGGACAGGGAACGCGGATGAAGTCGCGCAAGCACAAGGTATTACACCCGGTATGCGGCAAAGCGATTATTGATCATATTTTGGACCAACTGGAGCGTCTGGGAACATCTCAAACCATCGTGGTGGTCGGGCATCACGCCGAATCAGTGCAAGCCCATGTCGGTGATCGCGCCACCTTCGTATTGCAGGAAGAGCAATTGGGGACGGCGCATGCAGTCCGTCAGGCGGAAGGGATTTTGGCGGACAAGGAAGGCACGACGCTCGTACTCAACGGCGATCACCCGCTCTTCACGGCGGACACGCTGGAGCGACTGGTCCACAGTCATCGGGAACGGCAATCGGCTGCGACCGTGTTGACAGCTGAACTGGCCGATCCGACGGGATACGGACGTGTGGTTCGTGGTGAAGACGGCCGCGTGGTGCGGATCGTGGAGCACAAGGATGCCACTGAGGAAGAACGGCGGATTCGTGAGGTTAACACCGGCACGTTCTGCTTCGACAATCGCCTGCTGTTTGAGTCGCTAAAGGAAGTGAACAACGACAACCAGCAAGGTGAATACTATCTGCCCGATGTGATCACCATTTTACAGAAGAAAGGGAAGCATATCGGGGCGGAAACCATCGACGACCCGGACGAAGCCCATGGGGTGAACAACCGGGTACAGTTGGCGGAAGCGGAAGCGATCATGCGACGCCGGCTGTTGAAAGCGCACATGATGAATGGCGTCACTGTCATTGATCCAGCCAACACTTACATTGAAGCAGATGTGCAAATCGGGGCCGACACCGTGATTCATCCCGGTTCCCATCTGCGAGCCGGCACGGTGATCGGGGAAGGATGCGTCATCGGCCCGCAGGCTGATCTGACCAACGTCGTCATCGGGGACGGTGCGCACATTCAATATTCGGTGCTGAAAGACGCCCGGGTAGACGACGGAGCGACCGTCGGTCCGTTCGCCTATGTACGACCTGGTTCCCATCTCGAATCATTCACGAAAGTCGGGTGTTTCGTTGACATCAAGAACGCTCGTCTCGGGAAGGGATCGAAGGTATCACACCTGGGCTATGTCGGTGACGCCGATGTGGGTGAAGGCGTCAACATCGGCTGCGGTGCGGTGACCGTCAACTACGACGGTGTGAACAAACACAAAACCGTCATCGAGAATGGTGCATTCATCGGATGTAATGTCAACTTGGTCGCTCCGGTGACCGTTGGTAAAGGGGCATATGTGGCTGCCGGTTCAACCATCACGAACGACGTGCCGGGTGATGCCTTGGCCATTGCACGCGAACGGCAGACCAATAAGCCGGAATATGCGAAAAAACTAAAAGCCAAAAGCAAGTAA
- a CDS encoding ribose-phosphate diphosphokinase, whose translation MSQLRQTRLQLFTCNSNPGLAREIADHIGVPLGDAEVGKFSDGEIHVKLDESVRGSDVYVIQSTCHPVNQHLMELLVMVDALKRASARTINVVIPYYGYARQDRKTRARDPITAKLVANLIETAGADRVITMDLHANQIQGFFDIPVDHLLGVPILADYFIKKQLDDVVVVSPDHGGVIRARKLAERLEAPIAIIDKRRPEPNVAEVMNIVGDVRGKKAIIIDDIIDTAGTITLAANALLEQGAKEVYACCTHPVFSGPAIERIQQANIKEMVVTNTIPLPEEKQLDKIKVLSVASLIGEAIIRVHEELSVSKLFD comes from the coding sequence ATGTCTCAACTTCGTCAAACACGTCTGCAGTTGTTCACCTGTAATTCCAATCCCGGTTTGGCCCGGGAAATCGCTGATCACATCGGTGTTCCGCTGGGGGACGCCGAAGTGGGCAAATTCAGCGATGGAGAGATTCACGTCAAATTGGACGAGAGCGTTCGTGGGTCGGATGTCTATGTCATCCAATCCACCTGTCATCCGGTCAACCAGCATTTGATGGAACTGCTGGTGATGGTGGATGCGCTCAAACGGGCATCCGCCCGTACCATCAATGTTGTGATCCCATACTATGGGTATGCGCGTCAGGATCGGAAAACGCGGGCTCGTGATCCGATTACGGCCAAGCTGGTGGCCAACCTGATCGAGACAGCGGGCGCGGACCGGGTGATCACCATGGATCTGCATGCCAACCAGATCCAGGGCTTCTTTGACATTCCGGTGGACCATTTGTTGGGTGTGCCCATTTTGGCCGACTACTTCATCAAAAAGCAACTGGATGACGTTGTGGTCGTCTCCCCCGATCATGGTGGTGTGATCCGGGCGCGGAAACTGGCCGAGCGTTTGGAAGCGCCAATCGCCATTATCGACAAACGGCGGCCGGAACCCAATGTCGCCGAAGTGATGAACATCGTCGGGGATGTAAGAGGCAAAAAAGCAATCATCATTGATGATATCATCGACACTGCCGGGACGATCACGCTGGCTGCCAATGCTTTGCTGGAGCAGGGAGCCAAAGAAGTCTACGCCTGCTGCACTCACCCGGTCTTTTCCGGTCCGGCGATTGAGCGGATCCAGCAGGCCAACATTAAGGAAATGGTCGTCACCAACACCATTCCCTTGCCGGAGGAAAAACAGCTGGACAAAATCAAGGTGTTGTCTGTGGCATCCCTGATCGGGGAAGCGATTATCCGTGTGCACGAGGAGTTGTCCGTCAGCAAATTGTTTGACTGA
- a CDS encoding 50S ribosomal protein L25/general stress protein Ctc, with protein sequence MALTIQAQRREARPKALKTKLRKQGRVPGVFYGKGKDPQLLHVDELQLARCLQQGAATSVIQLQLDDQTYPVIIREWQRDELKDKLLHVDFYAVEMDEPIDTEVPLVLKGEPKGVKEGGVLQHQLHEVEIRALPDRIPEVLTLDVSGLEIGDTVTLQAVKLPEGVKLLSDPDEVVAAVTRPQVAGTDDGESEAETTAETETVNS encoded by the coding sequence ATGGCACTGACGATTCAAGCACAACGCCGAGAAGCACGTCCGAAAGCGCTGAAAACGAAATTGCGTAAGCAAGGTCGCGTACCGGGGGTATTCTACGGAAAAGGAAAAGACCCTCAACTGCTGCATGTGGACGAATTGCAATTGGCGCGCTGCTTGCAACAAGGTGCCGCGACCTCTGTGATTCAACTTCAACTGGATGATCAAACATACCCGGTCATCATACGCGAATGGCAACGGGATGAGTTGAAAGATAAATTGTTGCACGTGGACTTCTATGCCGTGGAAATGGACGAGCCGATCGACACGGAAGTGCCTCTGGTGCTCAAAGGGGAACCGAAAGGAGTGAAGGAAGGCGGGGTGTTGCAACATCAGTTGCATGAGGTGGAAATCCGCGCCTTGCCTGATCGGATCCCTGAAGTCTTGACCTTGGATGTCAGCGGATTGGAGATCGGTGACACCGTCACCCTGCAAGCCGTCAAGTTGCCGGAAGGTGTGAAACTGCTGTCCGACCCGGATGAAGTCGTGGCTGCCGTAACCCGACCGCAAGTGGCGGGTACGGACGATGGAGAAAGCGAAGCGGAGACGACTGCGGAAACAGAAACAGTCAACAGTTAA
- the pth gene encoding aminoacyl-tRNA hydrolase: MKLIVGLGNPGPRYENTRHNVGFWVIDRLSEQWGIPVNKEKWKGLSGTGRVGTETVTLLKPMTFMNLSGESVRPAMDWLKCTVDDVLIIYDDLDLPLGHLRLRLKGSSGGHNGVKSVVQHLGTQSIKRIKIGIGRPQTPQPIPDYVLSPFAPDEQDAIVSAVRRAADAVNRWLETDSFLIAMNEFNQN, translated from the coding sequence GTGAAGTTGATTGTCGGTTTGGGGAATCCTGGCCCCCGTTACGAAAATACGCGGCACAACGTCGGATTTTGGGTGATTGACCGGCTGAGTGAGCAATGGGGGATTCCGGTCAACAAAGAGAAATGGAAAGGGTTGAGCGGGACAGGACGGGTGGGGACGGAAACCGTCACATTGCTCAAGCCGATGACATTCATGAACCTGTCCGGGGAATCGGTGCGCCCGGCGATGGATTGGCTGAAATGCACCGTGGATGACGTACTGATCATATACGATGATTTGGATTTGCCGCTCGGTCATTTGCGCCTCCGTCTCAAGGGCAGTTCCGGGGGGCACAACGGAGTGAAATCCGTCGTTCAGCACTTGGGAACGCAATCGATCAAGCGGATCAAGATCGGAATTGGCCGCCCGCAGACGCCGCAACCGATTCCCGACTACGTGTTGTCTCCGTTTGCCCCCGATGAACAGGACGCCATCGTATCGGCCGTACGCCGTGCGGCGGACGCCGTGAACCGCTGGTTGGAGACGGATTCCTTCCTGATCGCGATGAACGAATTCAATCAGAACTGA
- a CDS encoding anti-sigma-F factor Fin, whose amino-acid sequence MGIRYVCRICDQTIGQLSAENITEWQLGFHWLTPEERKDIISDDMDGGTLVKVVCETCQEMLNRSPELSLLPRPLQ is encoded by the coding sequence ATGGGAATCAGATATGTTTGCAGAATTTGCGATCAGACGATCGGTCAACTATCAGCAGAAAATATTACAGAATGGCAATTAGGGTTTCATTGGTTGACCCCCGAGGAACGGAAGGATATAATATCTGATGATATGGATGGCGGCACCCTGGTGAAGGTAGTTTGCGAAACATGCCAGGAGATGCTGAACCGTTCACCGGAACTGTCTCTATTGCCCCGGCCATTGCAATGA
- the mfd gene encoding transcription-repair coupling factor — MKPLIHLFREDKDFQSTVEGLRMGLSEQMVAGLTGTARMLYVASLYREIGQPVMLVTHNLNQAQKAAEDLYELLPKEEVMLYPANELVTTEIALAGHETLGERVDVLSRLSRGFTGVFVVPFAGLRKLFPPQATVKASHVRLKVGEERPMDPLVDRLVKIGYERVEMVEKPGEFSVRGGILDVYPVTFQDPVRMEWFGDELDSIRPFSATDQRSYDKWEEVLIPPARELFADAERLYQAGEKAAGLLEERLSAVKDPSLKKKLAEGIGWEIEQLKSGQWFTGIYKYITLIYPDCQSLLDYMPKDTVLVLDEPARITETARQMEREEGEWQTALLQQGEFLPQLKISHSYEECLFRVKHPRIALSLFMRQVQGFQPQNVVQFICRSMQQFHGQMHVLKTEWERWQKAKYRVIFTASSEERAERLKRVLADYGMELEHDSVDAPPFAGRPVVRITSLQNGFELSAIKLAVVTEGEVFTQKQRRMRRPSKMSHAEKIKDYQELQPGDYVVHVNHGIGRYAGIETLNVGGMHKDYLLIQYAGNDKLYVPIDQIDQVQKYVGAEEKTPKVYSLGGSEWSKVKNKVRSSVQDIAQDLIKLYAKRQAAKGFAFSPDTPYQREFDAMFPYEETPDQERSIREIKADMEKPQPMDRLLCGDVGYGKTEVAIRAAFKATMDGKQVAVLVPTTILAQQHYETFKERFAGFPVEIRVLSRFRTRKEQKETIEGVKNGTVDIVIGTHRLLSKDVQFKDLGLLIIDEEQRFGVKHKERIKQMKHNIDVLTLTATPIPRTLHMAMMGVRDLSVIETPPENRFPVQTYVLEYSAALVREAIERELARDGQVYFLYNQVQGIEQMAEQIRALVPEARVAVAHGQMPETELERVMLDFLDGEYDVLVSTTIIETGVDIPNVNTLIIYDADKMGLSQLYQLRGRVGRSNRIAYAYFTYQRDKVLTETAEKRLQAIKEFTELGSGFKIAMRDLAIRGAGNLLGAEQHGHIASVGFELYSQMLKEAIAELKGTEEQEQPLEPQIELNADAYLPSDYIPDEKQKIELYKKIRAIQTLEEARDLEEEIEDRFGDLPQPVQTLLRIARIRAYALKYGIEEIQQKGQEITIRLHPDQNQVVDGQRLFRLAQEFPGRIRLSSGQRIGIIFKTAGLSPADALEMVERFLIKYETVPKTKGAIQNAANE; from the coding sequence GTGAAGCCCTTGATACACCTTTTTCGGGAGGACAAGGATTTTCAGTCCACAGTGGAAGGACTGAGAATGGGGTTGTCCGAGCAGATGGTCGCGGGACTGACGGGGACCGCGCGGATGTTATATGTGGCTTCCCTGTATCGTGAGATCGGACAGCCAGTGATGCTGGTCACGCACAACTTGAACCAAGCGCAAAAAGCGGCGGAAGATTTATATGAGTTGTTGCCGAAAGAAGAAGTGATGTTGTATCCAGCCAATGAATTGGTCACGACGGAAATTGCACTCGCCGGACACGAGACGCTCGGAGAACGGGTAGATGTGTTGTCCCGTCTCTCGCGCGGATTTACCGGCGTTTTTGTCGTGCCGTTTGCCGGATTGCGCAAGCTGTTTCCGCCTCAGGCCACGGTAAAGGCCAGTCACGTCCGATTGAAAGTGGGAGAGGAACGGCCGATGGACCCGTTGGTGGACCGACTGGTGAAGATCGGTTACGAACGGGTGGAGATGGTGGAGAAGCCTGGTGAATTCAGCGTTCGTGGCGGCATTTTGGACGTGTATCCGGTTACATTCCAGGACCCGGTCCGCATGGAGTGGTTTGGAGACGAACTGGATTCGATCCGGCCGTTTTCCGCAACGGATCAACGCTCCTACGACAAATGGGAAGAGGTGTTGATCCCGCCTGCCCGTGAATTGTTCGCCGATGCCGAAAGACTGTATCAGGCGGGTGAAAAAGCGGCGGGGTTACTGGAGGAGCGTCTTTCGGCTGTCAAGGACCCCTCGCTCAAAAAGAAACTCGCTGAAGGAATCGGCTGGGAAATCGAACAGCTGAAATCGGGACAATGGTTTACCGGCATCTATAAATATATCACCCTCATCTATCCGGATTGTCAGAGTTTACTGGATTATATGCCCAAAGACACCGTGCTGGTGTTGGACGAACCGGCCCGGATCACGGAGACTGCCCGTCAGATGGAGCGGGAAGAAGGGGAATGGCAGACTGCTCTGTTGCAGCAGGGAGAGTTTCTGCCTCAGCTAAAAATTTCCCACTCTTACGAGGAATGCCTGTTTCGCGTGAAACATCCGCGGATCGCGCTGTCGTTGTTTATGCGGCAGGTGCAGGGATTCCAACCGCAAAACGTCGTGCAGTTCATCTGTCGGAGCATGCAACAGTTCCACGGACAAATGCATGTGCTCAAAACAGAGTGGGAGCGGTGGCAAAAGGCCAAGTATCGCGTCATTTTCACGGCGAGCAGCGAGGAGCGGGCCGAACGGTTGAAGCGGGTGCTGGCCGATTACGGGATGGAGCTGGAGCATGACAGCGTGGATGCCCCTCCGTTCGCCGGTCGACCCGTTGTGCGTATCACCTCTTTGCAAAACGGATTTGAACTGAGTGCGATCAAGCTGGCTGTGGTGACCGAAGGCGAGGTATTTACCCAGAAACAGCGCCGGATGCGTCGCCCCTCCAAAATGAGCCACGCCGAAAAGATCAAGGATTACCAAGAGCTCCAACCCGGTGATTATGTGGTTCACGTCAACCACGGCATCGGTCGGTATGCGGGGATCGAGACGCTCAACGTGGGCGGGATGCACAAGGATTATCTCTTGATCCAATACGCCGGCAACGACAAGCTGTACGTTCCGATCGATCAGATCGACCAGGTGCAGAAATATGTCGGCGCAGAGGAAAAAACGCCCAAAGTGTACAGTTTGGGTGGCAGCGAGTGGAGCAAGGTCAAAAACAAAGTACGCTCGTCTGTGCAAGACATCGCCCAAGATCTGATCAAACTGTACGCCAAACGGCAGGCGGCCAAGGGCTTTGCTTTCTCCCCGGACACCCCCTATCAACGGGAATTCGACGCGATGTTCCCGTATGAGGAGACACCTGATCAGGAACGGTCGATCCGCGAGATCAAGGCGGATATGGAGAAGCCCCAGCCGATGGATCGACTGTTGTGCGGTGATGTGGGTTACGGGAAGACGGAAGTGGCCATCCGCGCCGCATTTAAAGCGACGATGGACGGTAAACAGGTGGCGGTGCTGGTACCCACCACCATTTTGGCGCAACAGCACTATGAGACGTTCAAGGAGCGGTTTGCCGGTTTTCCGGTGGAAATCCGCGTTCTGAGCAGGTTCCGCACGCGCAAGGAGCAAAAAGAGACGATCGAAGGTGTCAAAAACGGTACGGTCGACATCGTGATCGGTACACACCGGCTGTTGTCCAAGGACGTGCAGTTCAAGGATCTGGGTCTTTTGATCATCGACGAAGAACAGCGGTTCGGCGTCAAACACAAAGAGCGGATCAAACAGATGAAGCACAACATCGACGTGCTCACGCTGACGGCCACCCCGATTCCGCGCACCTTGCACATGGCGATGATGGGAGTACGCGATTTGTCCGTCATTGAAACGCCGCCGGAAAACCGTTTCCCCGTGCAGACGTATGTTCTCGAGTATTCCGCCGCATTAGTGCGGGAAGCGATCGAACGGGAGCTTGCGCGTGACGGGCAGGTATACTTCCTCTACAACCAGGTGCAGGGAATCGAGCAAATGGCGGAACAAATCCGGGCGTTGGTGCCGGAAGCGCGCGTGGCCGTCGCACACGGGCAAATGCCCGAAACGGAACTGGAGCGCGTTATGCTGGATTTCTTGGACGGGGAATACGACGTGCTCGTCAGCACCACAATCATCGAGACAGGAGTGGACATCCCCAACGTCAACACGCTGATCATCTACGATGCGGACAAGATGGGCTTGTCGCAGCTTTACCAGCTGCGCGGTCGTGTCGGTCGTTCCAATCGGATCGCCTACGCCTATTTCACTTATCAGCGGGACAAGGTGCTGACCGAGACGGCGGAAAAGCGATTGCAAGCGATCAAGGAGTTTACCGAACTGGGTTCTGGTTTCAAAATCGCCATGCGGGATTTGGCGATTCGCGGTGCGGGGAATCTTCTGGGGGCTGAACAGCATGGGCATATCGCCAGTGTCGGATTTGAATTGTACTCTCAGATGCTCAAAGAAGCGATCGCCGAATTGAAAGGCACGGAAGAGCAGGAACAGCCGCTGGAGCCGCAGATCGAACTGAATGCCGACGCCTATCTGCCTTCGGATTACATTCCGGACGAGAAACAAAAGATCGAGCTGTACAAAAAGATCCGAGCCATACAAACATTGGAAGAAGCGCGTGATCTCGAAGAAGAGATCGAAGACCGATTCGGGGATTTGCCTCAACCGGTGCAAACCCTGTTGCGCATCGCCCGGATTCGGGCTTACGCCTTGAAATACGGGATTGAGGAGATTCAGCAGAAGGGACAGGAAATCACCATCCGCCTGCATCCGGATCAAAACCAGGTGGTGGATGGACAACGCCTGTTCCGACTGGCACAGGAGTTTCCGGGACGCATCCGCCTGTCGTCTGGGCAGCGAATCGGCATCATCTTCAAGACCGCGGGCCTGTCTCCGGCCGACGCGCTGGAAATGGTGGAGCGTTTTCTGATAAAATATGAAACGGTTCCCAAAACGAAAGGAGCAATTCAAAATGCGGCGAATGAATAA
- a CDS encoding peptidylprolyl isomerase: MRRMNKGLAALLALLLMVSIFATACGADKDKPTSGQKQNPAGQAAFPLKTDSKKVIAEYNGGKVTEGEFNLYLNILGFFQPQVSMMIQMPGMKQEIAKQYIGEMMVARQVGDSAEFQKQADESLKKMEEQVKQSLGNSKESFDQILKKAGFTKPQLKAFLIRGEKVSSYFEKQIKPDQLKAEYDKSDQFYTVKANHILISVQDGKRSDADAKKRALEVKQKLEKGGDFAQLAKQYSDDPGSKNTGGLIEGKPGDFAPEFANAVKTLALNKISDPVKTMYGYHIIKVTERKKQPFDQVKDEVKQMLLEKMYKEYLAKNVKVSKWNLPKEPQPTLPGSGTTGGQGQPAAPSQ; the protein is encoded by the coding sequence ATGCGGCGAATGAATAAAGGCCTCGCGGCCTTGTTGGCGCTTTTACTGATGGTGTCGATCTTTGCCACGGCATGTGGAGCTGATAAAGACAAACCGACCTCTGGACAAAAACAAAATCCGGCAGGACAAGCCGCTTTCCCGCTGAAGACGGACAGCAAAAAGGTGATCGCGGAATACAACGGCGGAAAAGTGACCGAGGGCGAGTTCAACCTGTATCTGAACATTCTCGGCTTTTTCCAGCCGCAAGTCTCCATGATGATTCAAATGCCCGGCATGAAGCAGGAAATCGCCAAACAATACATCGGGGAAATGATGGTCGCCCGTCAAGTGGGGGACAGTGCGGAGTTCCAGAAACAAGCGGATGAATCACTGAAAAAGATGGAGGAACAGGTCAAACAATCGCTGGGCAATTCGAAGGAATCCTTCGATCAGATTCTGAAGAAAGCGGGATTTACCAAACCCCAGCTGAAGGCGTTCCTCATTCGAGGGGAAAAGGTCTCCTCTTACTTTGAGAAGCAAATCAAACCCGATCAGTTGAAAGCCGAATACGACAAATCGGATCAGTTTTACACCGTCAAGGCAAATCACATATTGATCTCCGTTCAGGACGGCAAGCGTTCCGATGCCGATGCCAAGAAGCGTGCGCTGGAAGTGAAGCAGAAATTGGAGAAGGGCGGGGACTTTGCCCAGTTGGCAAAGCAGTACTCGGATGATCCTGGTTCCAAAAATACGGGGGGCCTTATCGAAGGCAAGCCGGGGGATTTTGCACCGGAATTTGCCAATGCGGTGAAAACCCTGGCGTTGAACAAAATCAGCGACCCGGTCAAAACGATGTACGGTTATCATATCATCAAGGTGACCGAGCGGAAAAAACAACCGTTTGACCAGGTCAAAGACGAAGTGAAACAAATGCTGCTCGAAAAGATGTATAAGGAGTACTTGGCCAAAAACGTAAAGGTGTCCAAGTGGAACCTGCCGAAAGAACCGCAACCGACCCTACCGGGTTCGGGAACAACCGGCGGACAGGGACAACCCGCTGCTCCCAGCCAATGA
- the spoVT gene encoding stage V sporulation protein T: MKATGIVRRIDDLGRVVIPKEIRRTLRIREGDPLEIFVDRDGEVILKKYSPIGELGDFAQEYAESLFENLQHIVLICDRDSVIAVAGGPKKEYLEKPVGSLVESCMDQRRTILEANPSRAELIRDMPEQYQSFVVAPIIAGGDPIGAVILLTKKEGVRMGDLEVKIAGTAAGFLGKQMEQ; the protein is encoded by the coding sequence ATGAAAGCTACCGGCATCGTCCGGCGCATCGACGATTTGGGACGTGTGGTCATTCCGAAGGAAATTCGCCGGACGCTTCGTATTCGGGAAGGGGATCCGTTGGAAATCTTTGTGGATCGTGACGGAGAAGTGATCTTGAAAAAATATTCTCCCATCGGTGAGTTGGGGGATTTTGCTCAAGAGTATGCGGAATCCTTGTTTGAAAATCTTCAACATATCGTGTTGATCTGTGATCGGGACAGTGTGATCGCCGTCGCCGGCGGACCCAAAAAAGAGTATCTGGAAAAACCGGTGGGCAGCCTGGTGGAATCCTGTATGGATCAGCGACGCACCATTTTGGAAGCCAATCCCAGTCGGGCAGAGCTGATCCGTGACATGCCAGAACAATATCAATCGTTCGTGGTGGCACCGATCATTGCGGGTGGGGACCCGATCGGCGCCGTAATCCTTCTGACCAAAAAAGAAGGCGTACGCATGGGGGACCTGGAAGTGAAGATTGCAGGGACAGCCGCCGGATTTTTGGGTAAACAGATGGAGCAATGA
- a CDS encoding putative polysaccharide biosynthesis protein → MLQYQRSDRTADNPVVGSFVLLDVWRRTGKEIIMSRRYSFVRGAAILGAAAFVSKLLGALYKVPYQNITGNEGLFVYQQVYPLYSTLLLLATAGFPTAISKMVSERLAEGDRDAAGRIFRVATVILSITGLCLFVLLFVGAETIATWMGSQQLLTLPIRTVSFALLVVPVVSVIRGYFQGHQDMMPTAVSQVMEQLVRVATILIAAWWFMTTGAGVVMAGAGAMFGAFTGATAALVFLLFTWNRHFRGQPVRRGTAPGQRENEWQIARQLLVLSLPICLGSLVMPLLSLTDSFTVTNILLQQGWQPTEAVAAKGIFDRGQPLIQFASFFAGSLSLSLVPAIASARAHRDEKEVLRLSHTALRLTVVLGLPASVGLAIVARPTNVMLYEDAAGTAALSILAFAALFSMVKMTAAGVLQGLGNVYVPARNLLIGVAVKVVANLLLIPVWDIRGAALATVLGYGVAAQLNLRTLRQMGIGWRWRDALLPLTGPTAVMSLAVWFAMWGLEWLLTGWLPERLMMTIVALISVSVGVAVYGFALIRFGVVSRADLEKMPKIGPKLIPLVERLRRSDG, encoded by the coding sequence ATGCTACAATATCAAAGATCCGATCGGACTGCTGACAATCCCGTTGTCGGCAGTTTCGTTTTGTTGGATGTCTGGAGGCGGACGGGAAAGGAGATCATCATGTCACGGAGGTATTCCTTCGTCCGAGGGGCGGCCATTTTGGGTGCCGCCGCATTTGTGTCCAAACTGCTGGGGGCATTGTACAAAGTGCCCTACCAAAACATCACAGGTAATGAGGGCCTGTTCGTCTACCAGCAGGTATATCCGTTGTACAGTACTTTGTTGTTGCTTGCCACCGCCGGATTCCCCACGGCGATATCCAAGATGGTATCAGAACGTCTGGCTGAAGGGGATCGTGATGCGGCCGGACGGATTTTCCGTGTGGCAACGGTCATCCTAAGCATAACCGGATTGTGTTTGTTTGTCTTGTTGTTTGTCGGAGCAGAAACAATCGCCACGTGGATGGGAAGTCAACAACTGCTCACGCTCCCGATCCGGACCGTGTCGTTTGCATTGCTGGTCGTACCGGTCGTATCTGTCATCCGTGGCTATTTTCAAGGACATCAGGACATGATGCCTACGGCTGTATCCCAAGTGATGGAGCAGTTGGTTCGCGTCGCCACCATTCTGATTGCCGCTTGGTGGTTTATGACCACCGGTGCAGGTGTCGTGATGGCGGGTGCCGGGGCGATGTTTGGGGCATTTACCGGTGCGACGGCTGCATTGGTGTTTCTGCTGTTCACATGGAACCGACATTTTCGAGGCCAACCTGTACGCCGAGGAACCGCTCCCGGTCAACGAGAAAATGAATGGCAAATTGCACGTCAACTGTTGGTGTTGTCACTGCCGATCTGCTTGGGGTCCCTGGTAATGCCGTTGTTGTCTCTGACGGATTCCTTTACTGTCACCAACATTTTGTTGCAACAGGGGTGGCAACCGACAGAAGCTGTTGCGGCCAAAGGCATTTTTGATCGTGGACAACCGTTGATCCAGTTTGCATCCTTTTTTGCCGGATCATTGTCCTTGTCACTGGTGCCGGCGATCGCCTCCGCACGTGCTCACCGGGATGAGAAAGAAGTACTCCGGCTTTCCCATACGGCTTTGCGGCTGACGGTGGTGTTGGGCTTGCCTGCCTCTGTGGGGTTGGCGATCGTTGCCAGACCGACCAACGTGATGCTGTACGAAGATGCGGCGGGAACGGCCGCGCTGTCCATTCTGGCTTTTGCCGCTTTGTTTTCCATGGTAAAAATGACGGCGGCCGGCGTGTTGCAGGGATTGGGCAACGTATATGTACCCGCACGCAATTTGTTGATCGGTGTAGCGGTGAAAGTGGTGGCCAATTTGCTGCTGATTCCCGTCTGGGATATTCGGGGTGCTGCTTTGGCCACGGTGTTGGGTTACGGTGTGGCGGCCCAGTTAAACTTGCGAACGTTGAGACAGATGGGGATTGGATGGAGATGGCGGGATGCATTGCTTCCCCTCACTGGACCGACGGCCGTGATGAGCCTGGCGGTCTGGTTTGCGATGTGGGGATTGGAGTGGTTGTTGACGGGTTGGTTGCCGGAACGTTTGATGATGACGATCGTTGCGCTGATTTCGGTGTCAGTTGGTGTGGCCGTGTACGGATTTGCCTTGATCCGCTTCGGTGTGGTGAGCAGGGCGGATCTCGAAAAAATGCCGAAGATCGGTCCCAAACTGATTCCGCTAGTGGAGCGGTTGCGCCGATCTGACGGGTAA